The following proteins are co-located in the Telopea speciosissima isolate NSW1024214 ecotype Mountain lineage chromosome 9, Tspe_v1, whole genome shotgun sequence genome:
- the LOC122638709 gene encoding secreted RxLR effector protein 161-like: protein MELHQMDIKTTFLNGNLEKKIYMNQSEGFSIQGKESLRVCIDKVLEIYGMKTYRPSVAPVIKGDKFSLSQCLQNDLEREPIKDIPYSLAVGGLMYVMTCTRPAISYAVAMLGRYVSNPGMNLWVAAKKVMRYLQGTKDYMLTYRATDQLEVISQSNSDFASCLDSRKSTSGYVFLLAGGIISWKSKKQTCVSTSTMEAEFVA, encoded by the exons ATGGAGCTTCACCAGATGGATATAAAGACGACATTCTTGAATGGGAATTTAGAGAAAAAAATCTACATGAATCAATCAGAAGGGTTTAGTATACAAGGAAAGGAAAGTCTG AGAGTCTGCATTGATAAAGTTCTTGAGATATATGGTATGAAGACCTACAGACCTAGTGTTGCTCCTGTGATTAAGGGTGATAAGTTTAGTTTGAGCCAGTGTCTACAGAATGATCTAGAGAGAGAACCAATAAAAGACATTCCCTATTCTTTAGCTGTGGGAGGTCTTATGTATGTCATGACTTGCACTCGTCCAGCTATTAGCTATGCAGTTGCGATGTTAGGTAGATACGTTAGTAATCCTGGTATGAATCTCTGGGTGGCTGCCAAGAAGGTGATGCGTTATTTACAGGGAACGAAAGACTACATGCTTACTTACAGAGCAACTGATCAGTTGGAAGTGATTAGTCAGTCAAACTCTGATTTTGCTAGCTGCCTTGACAGTAGAAAGTCTACATCTGGTTATGTCTTTCTATTAGCTGGTGGGATAATTTCTTGGAAGTCCAAGAAACAGACTTGTGTCTCTACTTCTACCATGGAAGCGGAGTTTGTGGCATGA